In Telopea speciosissima isolate NSW1024214 ecotype Mountain lineage chromosome 10, Tspe_v1, whole genome shotgun sequence, the DNA window AACGCTGTCTTGCTTTCACTTCTTAGACCGACGATATTAATAGCTTTAGAAAGTAAAGCAAAGTAGAACCCGATCGGAATTACTCTGCTGGCCTTTTTTCCCATGGGCAGCAAATCAAGTATACCTTGTAGTATGGCAGAAACCTTATTGTTCGAATCCACAGCTCCATCACTTTCATCCATATTCAACCAAAACTGATTGGTCTTCTTTGAAAGAACCCATTTGTTTGCATAGAAGACTATTAGGGGACTCacatacttctccttcattccctGTCTTCTTAAGGACCCAATTATCcttttgaaaaattcaaatgGTAGAGCTATGAGATCTTTGATCCAAAGATCCTGGCCTGCAATTTCCTTCACAGCCTCAAAGCTCCAAGCTCGATTTGCCAAGGCATCTAATGTTACAACGGGCCTTTCACGTCTCCGTTCTGGATCAAGAATCTCCATGCAAGCCATGAAAGCTAGGGACTCAAGACAACGGCTCACAATCAAGAGCTCTTCAGACCATGGGAGTAGTGTCTGGCACTTTTGAAGGACAATAAGTGTATCATCCCAGCTCTGTAATGCAACTTGGTTCAGATACAAATCTGTACGCTCACAGAGGTTGCCACAATCGTAATCTTCTGTCATTTCGAGAAACTCTGCAGCACATCGTAGGGCTGCTACATTGAAGGGGTCTATTGGTGCTGAAAAACCATAGCTAAACAAAGCAATCATCGCAAACACTTTGGATCCTCCAGGAAAATTATGTGGTAGCTCTAGCTCTGCTGTTCCATTCAATGCCTTCTTGAAGTATCCACTCTTTGAGAGCAAAGGGTACTGTCATACAACAGAAACTGATGAGGACAAGAGGAGTAAATTTGAGCAAACTTATAATTCACATTGATCTTCAATTTCTTGTTTCCTTACCTTGTGCAGTTCAAAAACTTTATCATCAACCAGCACTCGAACCGACACTGGCAAACCAGTCTCTTGGCTCCTGAAAGAAGATTAACCCATACACAATCAAATGTTGAAATAGAAAGACAATTAAGATTTGTTGAGATTGGTAAGAATCTTACCATGCAATGATTTTGATCTTGAGCAAAGCAGCGACATTTGGAGATGAGAAGGGACTAGGTACCGGAGGATTCACTTTCGGGCTTGCAACATCCATCAATATTAAATCATGGAAGGTCATAGATTATCATCAATATATAATGGAAACTCTGGTACTACCCAACTCATAAATTTACTAAGAACAGTAGCCCTGCAGCTTCCAGAACTCGAAAAACCGAGGTGAATTTATCAAGTCATACACTCGTGCAAACTAGTCAAGAAGTCAAACCCACACGAGGGGACTTGAATCCAAATTTTAAGGCTTCAAATGCGTTCTTGGGCATTGGATAGGTTGAAATCTCGAGCTCAGTAGAAACAGGGAAAGCTTTCCTTTTACTTGGATTGAGGAGTATCTCAAAAGTGGCTCTGTTCATATATATCTGTTCTAACAAGCTCAATGTGTGATCAGCCATTAAAGGAAATGGACCCATCTCTTAGATTTCAGAATAAACACATTGATCAGATGATCTGAGCCATGTGTTCAAACAAACTGATCATTGGGTAATCAAAATTAGCCAAATAGAAGAGTTGCAGGGGAGCTTttcacaagaaagaaagaggggacaagaagaaaaattaaaaacacaaagcaagaaaagaagatgaagtaAATTGACAATGAAGATTTGTCTGCTATGAGCCACATGCCTTGAACTCCCAAGACGGCACGGCTTCtgaaaatttggatttttttaggTAGAAGAGTCCCTGTTTGCTTACTCCCAGCAAATCTCAATCTCTATTACAATATTTTTTCTATCTATAAACAACCAACCATAGCATCTACCTTCTATTCGATCATTGGGCCCCGGATATTTGTCTCTTACTCATCAGATGATGGAATCACTTTGATGCATTATTTTAGTGAAATCTACTTCTGTGATATTAGTGAGTGGTAGTACTTCTCAGTTCTAAACTCATAAATTTTTGGGATTACAGCTTCTTTTTTCAAAGCCTTGAAACTTAAGCAACATATAATATATTCTTTGCAAAGGTGCGATAATGTATATAATAGTCAAAGAAAAGGTGTTCATATTCCTTCATTTACAGTCAATCTGATACATAATCAACTTTTACAGTTTTTTAGGATCTAGTGGCTGGAAATACCATGTAGAAAGATTGTTTCTTCAGTCTAAATTCtaagtgtgtgagtgtgtgttgtggataggggtgtaaatgaattgccaaaatccgtttccgtatccgtgtccgtatccgtttagcactatccgaatccgtccgaaagttaaacggatgcggatacggataggctatagctattcgaaaagctatagttacatgtaaacggataaaatatccgatccgtatccgtgtccgtgtccgtatccatttagcactatccgaatccgtccgatagctaatcggatgcggatgtggacatagcactatctgaaccgaatccgatccgtttacaaccctagttGTGGACTTGTGGTCATGGTTTGAGGAAGAGGATCAGAATCAGGTAATCCCAATTTGGATTCCGGCTGattcgaatcgattaatttgtACTAGGTTGTTAGGGTTCAGGCCAATTCTCAACTGATTCTACTGAATTGAATCGGCGGAGGCCATTTTGTTGCCTATTCTGCTTACTTAAACCATGCTTGTGGTAAGGGGATACCCACGCAAAGTGCAAAGTGACCAATGAACCTAATGGGATCAAAGATTCAAGAATTGATCCAATCTCAATTTTGACCGATCCGGCTCATCCAATGCTTGTACTAAAAAACCCTGAAGGACATTAAAACATTGATTCTAGAGAATCAAGAACGATTTCGCCGGGATCAATATGGATCATGATCCCATGTTTTTACACCACGGATGCCAGCAATCCTGCATAGATCAGTCGAATTTGAGATGGATTTGAGAGATGTAAACGGGTCAAATGTGATCGGATCCGAATATCCCCTGACCGAATACGGATGCAATTTGAATCcgaatttttgactatccataTGCATCCCTAGATGGATGAACCTTCTTCACCTAGGGTTGGGCTCAACTCATACCCAAAGGCAATATTTTAAGCGAGGCTGGGCTGAGCAATCACACGGTGTAAGGACCTAACTATGCCAAGCTTTGGCTGGGCTTTGGGGTGCAGGCCTAACAAGCTTTGTCAAATACTGCTATATTATCATGATGCATACTTATACGGTGAAAAGTTATCAAATGAGATGTCAATTATATTGTGCACCTAGATTGAATTCAGTAATGATCTGGATtggtcatatgtcaaatttcatacttAAATTTAATCATATACTTTCTCATATATTGGAACTCATCCTCTTCATAGTTcaagatattttaattttgtattaTTGTCCCTTGGCTAACTGCATTTAGGCTGAAACTTGGCATGAGCAAGAGACTTTAGGTTCTATCCATTTAATCTTGTATATCCTATGGTTGGTGGAGCTTTGGTACAAAGTTTACCAACCATTGTGAATGTTATCATTATCTAGTTTTTTCAATtgagaaaattaaaaagatCACACATATAGGtaatttttcagaaaatacccctACGTCTAGGATGATCCATTAGGTAGATAGATCAAGATCCAATTGGCCACGTGTTAGATTTGAGCCTCAAAATCAATCATTTACCCTCTCATGTAATGGCACATCTTCTCCCATGTATATCATAGAGCTCGGCTCTGATACTCGTATGAGAACAAAGCTCAGCCATCCAGATGGAATCCAGAGGagaagtggattccatctggatGGTTGGGCTCTGTTCTCGTATGAGAACCTGAGCTGGTCTCATACACACCTTTTCGTCCCTAGAAtcctctttcatagtcctgaaAATTTTATTAGATTGTCTTATCACCACGTCAATTCAGAttgattgaaacttgacatatgagcaAGAAATCTTGAGGTGAACTTGTCAAAAATTTCGGCCCCATCGAAGCTACGATGTAATGTCAAACGACATTTCTTGAACATCTTCTCATAGGTGTCCAATAACATGACGGTTTTTTATTTTGACATGAGACATGCTTTAATCAAAGTAAAAGCACAAGAAGTCCGGTATCAATTGGCTGCATTTTGTAGTAATAAAAGTAGTCTGTGACCTTAACGACACAGGCCTTGGCCTGGTGGTTGGCGTCATTCGTTGAAAGTGATGGTCTGAGGTTCGGCATCTTGAGTTCCAGTCACTCCTCCCGTATTGCATGCTGCATGTCATGTATCCTTTACTGTTTTCAATTAAGTGCGGCCCTTGGCCCCTCCTTGGCCTCTTTGTAAGCTCCTGTCTTGGCCCCTTGTGGGTCTCATCCCATTGTGGGTAATCTagtaccaaaaacaaaaaaaaggggaaaagaacgctacttAGTCGCATGGTTTCTATGCTCAAACACAGAATCACATGAAAGTACTATTCAGcccctgtgaaataaaaaatcacattcaATTAAATCCCCCTGCATGCGTTCTCATTGACCTCCACATTAGTGCAGGCGCTACATGACCAAACAACTACTCTTGCccaaaacataataataaaaattataatctttttttaattgtcCTTGGTCTTCTTCCCAACAATTATTTAAgtcaaatataaaaaataaaaaaaaatcaaaataatttgaaagtgacttaccaTTAAGAACATTCTCAAGAATCCTCATTATTTTACGCGTTTTGGAAtataatcaaaagaagaaattttccTTTATTAATTTGATCGATTTTTATTCATAAGTCAAATAGCACATTACAATCATGCACATGCAAATCACTTacatcattttaattattaaatgaGAGGTTTTGGTCAACAAAACTAAGGAGAGATGGTCAATAACCCCTTGCTTCAATGGCAGGCATCATCACGGTGTACACATGGGTATTCAAGGTGGATACAAAAAAACATCTGACTTGCCATTCAATTAGAATATCTGCAACCCAGATTCAACTTGGCAACTCATAAATATTCCAAAATTCAATTTTGCCAAATACTTGGATATCCAATTTCGGACCtgattaatttttatttggtaaaaaGCTGATTAATTTTTGTACTATATGAATATGGGAGAAGGCTTTCTAGTGTAGTGGCCCACATAATAACGTCATGGCAACTAAGACATGGTTAAAGTGATAGATCAGGTAATGTTGAAATTCTGCAGGCAGGTAGACCCTTAAGTTCCCTGTTCACATGTGAAGTTTCGTATTTTGGTAGAAGCATGTGAAGTTTCAGTCCAAATATAATTGTTCATGTGATAAAACAGAAATCTAGGAATTTTATAAGGGAAATTTTCATGTACCACCACTAAGGTATCACGTAAGTATAAACAACCCCTcttagttttggaaaattataCGTACCCCTTTGAGGTTCacaaaagttaacacatgccctCATTCTgttagtttatgactaacaatgttaaaaacatgaggtgaactgataaaaatgcccttgcaagaaaaaaaataataaaaagaaaaaaaaaccttgcaattcatcttccccaaatcgattgaggaagatgagttgcagatatccttgtagggaacaccatggaactAATCCTGATtcactctccttcctttccctcttccatttGCTTTAGGTTTCTCTCAATCCTCACAGAGATGGAGTTTTGGGGTAAGCTTTTTCGATATGTTGTTCTTTGATCTGAGATACTTTGGTTTCAAGTGGTTTATATACCCTTCCATTCGTTAGGGTTTCAGTTCTTCTTCGTTCCATTCTCTTTACTTGTTTGGTCTTTTTTGTTAGAATAGTCAATTTCTCTCTCTACGGATCGTGCATAATGCCCTTGGTTCTATTTTAGCTCTCAATTAGGGTTTACATTTGGCATTTCACATATGATGTTCTTGCTCGATGGTTATTTTTTTAGTTAGGAGTTCGAACTAGCTCTGTTATAATATAGGTGTGCGTTTGGTTTTGAGGTATCTTCCCCCCATCCCCCTCAAGGATTTGATCTATTTGTGTATTTTCGCTGTTTGTTTGTATGTTCTCTGTGTTTGCGGTCAAGACGGCTTATGCTTTCTGGTTTCTCAGAggcttattattattgtttttccATTTCATCTCAAGTTTGTAGTTTTTATAGGTCATGTTGTTGAAACGATGAATTTGGGTGATTAAATTGTACTGGATCTGTGATCCTTTGTAGCTCTGCTTATTTACTTGCAGCATTCATCAGTATCGTTTTGTGTACACCTGAAAAATGCAGTTGAGACCTTATGCATGTGTTTTGTTTAGTTAGATTTAAGCTTATCATGCTTGAATATCGTTAGTTTATTGCATTCAGCTTCATTGCGTATTGGAATGTAGGTTCTTATGAAATCAGTGTAGatttccatggtgttccctataaggatacctgcaactcatctcgaTTGAGGAAGATGGGTTGtaggtttggttttttttttccttgcaagagcatttttgtcagttcaccccatgtttttaacgttgttagtcataaactaatcgaatgggggcatgtgttaacttttgtGAACCTCAAGGGGGatacgtagaatttttcaaaactgggggatGTGTTTATATTTAcgtgatacctcaggggaggtacgggAAAATTTCCATTTTATAAAAGTGCAAGGGACTATTGAGCGTAAAGACACAAGGGAGGTAAATGATGAATTTAGTTCtaaaattaatatttatttatctaGACCATCTCCTATGTATTTAACGGTCAAATTTACTATTAGATCCTTCTACCTGgtggaattaggtgtcctattAAAGACCCCCGGCCCTTAGATAGTCATCAACCAGATAAATATTTGtctataaatattaaaaaataaaaataaatcaataaaaaactgTTTTTATCATTAGGAATAAAATTATATAATGCATATAAGGtataaaattatttatattcTTAAATCATATTCATACTTCATAGTACCTAGATACATACTCCAATTTGTATGCTACCGTCTAGATATCAAAGTTATTTGAATTCATAGATAATATCAAATTATTTGGATAAACATccaaataaaaggaaataaaaccaaaccaaattcaGAATTGCAACTATACATGTATTCTCTACTTAAGTTTATAGAGTTCATGGCGTCGTGACAATCTTTTTCCTCGGGGATAAAGGGAACCATATGATGCCAGAGTGCAGTTTCCCACTTATGATGGGGTGGGAATTCGAATCATCCAATTATAGGGGGTTTTAATGCAGGGAAAGAGTGTGGTTCCCAGGGGGATGTGAGAGAGCATGTATAAGAATCTGCACACGGACGGGGTgaaaatctttttcccttttatttttggtagaaaattgATTGAGACTTAGCTTGTATTCATAGCATTTCTTTCACTTAATTATAGGATGTTTCTTCTCCTAAGAAAAGGGATGTGGAATTCCTCTCTACAAGGCACAATGACAAGGTCAAAAATTGCAACAGAAATGACTTGAAATTTTGAACTTGTAATAATTAAAtgatgggattttcttattgacacctttTAAgatgttaaataatttgtatttttaagaataaaataagaggTAATCAAAAATTAGTCTCTAAGTTCCAAATATTCTTTTagagaggtgtcatttagatagTTCTTTAAATGATTGTGAATAATTGACCAATTCATTCTCTTAAGgagaggaggggaggggaatCTGGCTATTGGCTATTGAACATTCAAGAGATCCATAGTAGAAAATGGTTGGTAATAACTAATAAGACCAAACTTGAGAAAAAGAATCATATAATTTGAGTATTCGACATTTCATGTTATACTCCATATATATGAATTCTTTTTGTGATACGTACTTGGTACGTATCTTAAATTAAAAGATATGGGGAGAGAAGGAAAACATTGGCCGTATAGAATCAGTATGACCCGGCTCAATCGGAATTGGCCTCAAGATCTGCCTCTACcagtttcaattttttaatccCGGTCTGGATAAGATCGAAATCAATCTGGATTAGCCACCCTTGTGTCCTTATGTTATGACCTGGCTCAATCAGAATTGGCCTCAAGATCTGCCTCTGCCAGTTCCAATTTTTTAATCTTGGTCCGAATAAGATCGGAATCAATCTGGATTAGTCACCCTTGTGTCCTTATAAGAATCGTTATGACCCGGCTCAACTGGAATTGGCCTCAAGATCTGCCTCTGCCAGTTCCAATTTTTTAATCCCGGTCTGGAGAAGTTCGGAATCAATCTGGATTAGTCACCCTTGTGTCCTTATAAGAATCGTTATGACCCGGCTCAACTGGAATTGGCCTCAATATCCACCTCTActagtttcaattttttaatccCGGTTCGGATGAGATCGGAATCAATCTGGATTAGTCACCCTTGTGTCCTTATAAGTATCGTTATGACCCGGCTCAACCGGAATTGGCCTCAACATTTGCCTTTGCCAATTCCGGttttttaatctctctctctctctctctctctctctctctcattccaCAATCAAGGTACGCTACATGACCTGCAACTAGCTTGCCAATTGGCTATTGGTTAGGGGGTCTAAATTAGTCCGGTTCTAGGCAATCATTTGGTTCCATAACTGTTCCAATCTTAAGGAGTCAGAATTAGGACCAAATCAATAAGCTAATTGGTCTCAAATCTAAGTTCtaagaccattaactaatgggtggacCGATTATGATTCCTAATCTGTTCCAAACACTTTTATAATGTCCAACTTTCCCTTTTGAAACATTTTCTTTcgtatttttaaaaattttttctttttaattaagaTAGTACACTGTATCATGTTGTCGGCAGAGATAACCTAAGAGATGAATGGTGTGCTCCTAAAATGAGAAGAGCCAAAATTCATGAAATGGAAGTAGAAATCCTTGCTTAAGGAAGTTCCTTGAGCTAAAAGGAATTAAAAGAAATCCTTGCTTAAGAGAGTTCCTTGAGCTAAACTTTGTGACGTGAACGTCAAACCTTCAACTTTCTATGAATAACTAATAATTCAACCAATTCTTAGATAGCCCAGAGAGCAATAGTTCAACATTCAACCTAATCTGGAGAGATTGTTTCTTGACTCAAACCCACGACTATTTGATCGCAATGGAACAATATTTTTGTTGCATCGAGTTATGCCCTCTCATCTTTTTCTTACTAAATACtagagaaaaaccctaaaacaattGTTATCGTAAGACACAAGACTTCTCTTCCCAAGTTCccttttcaattctttttttaaaaagctCCGCATTTACCAATGCTATCGGAGCTTGATatgtggaagatgcttcatccaatggtACGAGCTCTACACCGTTGAATATCACATCTTCCACTTGTTGAGCTCCGACACCCACATTACCCTGCACTGGCAGATGCGGGCACCGGAGAGTATTTTTTAATTCTTGAGTTATATATGATTATGGTTTAGGGATGTGCCTCTTTTACCTTTGAAATGATTGGTCTATCAACCGGGCCAGTAAGACTGATCCGGTTCCTGACAGGTCAGTTCTGTACCGTCTACAAGTGGGTTAAGTATAGGTAGATAAACGATACAATACAATGCACCAACAGTTAAAAGGACAAGGACACAAGATCAAAGTTCATATTTAACGGTATTTTTGGGATGTCAACTTGCCAGATTCCAATCTGACGATAACTGGCAGCTCTATATTTACCGTCTTTAGTTTAAACTATCTTAGTAAGCAAAACGATAAGGATGGCTAGGCCCTAGAAAAACGCAAGGCTAAAGTTACAGTCGATGAAAATCTTTTCTCTTTAAGTTgaatatttacattttttttcttattttctcattaaaaaacgAAGATTTGGAGAATTGTTTATTCTTTCATCGTGAAAAGCGTGAAAGCccaataaaatgggaaaaagatccacTCGGCCCGACCGTTACAGTTGGGAAACGCCAAAATCCAAAGAATTACAACTAGAGTATTACTCATCTACGCAACCTTCAAAAGGAAAGCAAAAATGACAAatggaaatgaaaaagaatCCTCTGCTCCGTCACCGCCTCACGCGGATTAGGATTTCTTCTCAGAGTCATATTCTTCATTTATCACACCATTCAGAATTTCAGAGATttagaagaaagaaacagaagaagaagaagaagaagaagaagtcatcGCATCTGATGAGACTTCAGATATGGACGGGATGAACAGAAGTAACCTTTGACCTTTCACATTAGGTCTTTAAATTTGATTTCATTAGTGGAATTTCAAAAACCaacaaataatataataaactAAGGAGAAGCTAAACTATGTCGGATACACAGAAATATAAATCTTCTATTTTTATGATTAAATTGAACTCTGTACATGCAAAATTCCTTCTGCAACCAAATCatccctctaaaaaaaaaaacaagaaacactTTACACAGCCGTTCATTAGATGAAACCCTCTAcgacaaagagaaaaaaaaaaacccccaacctTCATGTTCACCTTTACCCACCCCCCAAatcaaggaaaatgaaaaaaaaaaaaaaaaaacgaaatcAGAATGAAAGAAATCTAACTGGATCGTCATTGACGTCGAAACTAAGAGCATATGCTGCTATTGTTATTGTAATTATCGTCATCATCAAGTCCGGCGAAGAAAGGATCCTGGAGGAGCTCCGTCGCGGAGGGTCGAGCTCTAGGCTTGGCGAGACATTTCTCTATGAAGGCCCTAACCTCGGGATCCTTCACCTTGTTCATGGCCTGGGGTCGCACCCCCGACGTCACTTTCTTGTATATCTTCACCACGCTGTCGCACTCGCTGTAAGGTATCTCCAGCGTCACCAGCTCCAGTACGCACATCCCAAACGAGTATATGTCCACCATCTCCGTGTATTCCTCCTCGTACAGCTCTGGAGCCATGAACTCCGGCGTCCCTAGCACCGAGTGCGCTAACCGGTTCTTGTCCACTATCGCAGCCAAACCAAGATCACCGATCTTCACCTGTTCAATTTCAGGAGAGTGAATCACAATCCCTTTCAAAAATGGACAGGAAAAAACaacaaagagagaaaatcaacaCCGTCGGTTTTGCTAAACTCAGCTAACGAAATCTTCTGTTAGGACTTAAAAGGGTCAATTTGGGAAATTGCAAAAGGTTCTCCCTAGCCCTAGCCCTAGCCCTAGCCCTACACTAAAAGCTTCGAACTACCAAACAATACCTAAGATCTAAACCGAATTTACTTGCAGCCCACGAAGTTCTCATGCCCACCGTGTGTGTAAGTATGCGTACGAACTGTGGAGTACAAACCTAACCCTCCATTAGAGAGTCACCGTCATGGCGAGTTCTAAATAAATTGGCTGGCACGAGAGGTTCGAGGGTGGATACTAAATGCAGACTGCTATAATTTTCAAAGGAATTTGATCCGACCCAAGATATTCTAAAAGTAAATAGACAACAAAATTATGATTTattacttaattaaaagaagaaagtaaaGTTTAGATAGGAAAATTGAAAATACCTGTCCAATATTTCCATTAATGAAGATGTTACTGCAATTGAGATCTCTGTGGATGATGCACGGTTCATGATTGTGGAAATACTCCAGACCTTTCAGGATCTGTCTGGACCACTTCTTCAAGGCCTTGACAGATACGTGTCGATGCTTTTTGCGGTATTCCCTCAGATTTCCAGACGTGCAAACCTCAGTGATCATATTCAACGTGTTTTTCTCCTCATCAGTCCACACATTGTAAAGCTCGATGATGTTCGAGTTCTTCAGAGTACGAAGTAACCGGACCTCAGAGTACAATCGATCGATTACCGATCGATCTTCGCTATAACTCGACAAACGTACCTGACTCCAAGCCACCTCTATACCTTCCTCCTGGTCGAACGCGCGGTAAACCTTCTTCACTGACCCACAGCCAAGCAAATCGCTGTACCGGCCGTACCTTCCGGTAGGATCCACCTCAACGAACGGCTCCGAGTCCTTATCAGACGCATCGGAAGTCGCGCACGGCATCTTGTGAGATTGATTCAAGCCAAAACCTTCGTTCAAGAAAAAACCAAGATCCGAATCCCTAGAACCACGAGAAAAATCCGCAGCACAGAGAAACACAATTCTAAACCGTGACAATCACAAGAACACGGCAAACAGAAGCTCTGATCAGCACGGATCGGAGAAAGGAACAACGAACGCAGTAGAAATCGAAACTCATCAGACGCGAGACAGTAAATATTAGGGTTTCTAATATTTAACAGGTTTTTTCGATCAATCGGAACAAGAGAAGGGTTATTTATCAAATAAAGACAGAAGCAGAACAGATTACCAGGAAATATGCCGTTCGAGCTTCCCTGAGATAAGAAGAACTTCGGAGACACATCTTCTCGAGCTTGAGAGATAACGGAAACAGGAAGAAAGCGATGAGAGCAGAAGAGAGAGAGCACAGAAGTAAAATAATAAGCCGCTAAAGCAGAAACCTGAAGCGGAGAGGACAATTTATAGGAATCGAAGTAGGGcgttttttttaagttaaccCGAGTTTATCCTGGTGTAGTTAACCGTTAAACGAGAAATCCTACTTCTACTAGTAAACTACTTAATCCCGTTCATATCCTATGACCGGTTGAAGGATGAAATTTCCATCCTATCATTCCTAGCTAGAGAAGACTTTTGAAACGCGGGCATCGACACAGCTAGCTTTCCCATATGTTCTAAACCCCATGTGATTTGCTCTGCTGTAACGCATAAGCATACTGAAATTTCCAGC includes these proteins:
- the LOC122641725 gene encoding BTB/POZ domain-containing protein At5g48130 — translated: MTFHDLILMDVASPKVNPPVPSPFSSPNVAALLKIKIIAWSQETGLPVSVRVLVDDKVFELHKYPLLSKSGYFKKALNGTAELELPHNFPGGSKVFAMIALFSYGFSAPIDPFNVAALRCAAEFLEMTEDYDCGNLCERTDLYLNQVALQSWDDTLIVLQKCQTLLPWSEELLIVSRCLESLAFMACMEILDPERRRERPVVTLDALANRAWSFEAVKEIAGQDLWIKDLIALPFEFFKRIIGSLRRQGMKEKYVSPLIVFYANKWVLSKKTNQFWLNMDESDGAVDSNNKVSAILQGILDLLPMGKKASRVIPIGFYFALLSKAINIVGLRSESKTALQDQIVSLLQMAQVDDFLLPGSGIEAISSSMELVTMESIVSSYVSLSSNQETNIVAELWDSYLSRIASDPKMGPRRFMDLIEIIPISDRQNHDHLYRAMSNYLSEHLNLSQEEKASVCKYLNCQKLSQETCIEAVQNEFLPLRLIVQALFVQQLNTHKAFKDCSDSFRYVTCGDLSGSLSSSIFPNTNSQNLGDHSPYKEAVGESNSRPLGFLLQKDVISRKDYESTSFRIQNLEQELMSLKRSLRWQMVSKESEPTCVKPQSISPYGLEGRTMSKKKNPLGQVTSCIGSVSFASQRKYANSLLKVFRRLVLLGKGKSKTKKSPSSLWTK
- the LOC122644016 gene encoding probable serine/threonine-protein kinase WNK11, encoding MPCATSDASDKDSEPFVEVDPTGRYGRYSDLLGCGSVKKVYRAFDQEEGIEVAWSQVRLSSYSEDRSVIDRLYSEVRLLRTLKNSNIIELYNVWTDEEKNTLNMITEVCTSGNLREYRKKHRHVSVKALKKWSRQILKGLEYFHNHEPCIIHRDLNCSNIFINGNIGQVKIGDLGLAAIVDKNRLAHSVLGTPEFMAPELYEEEYTEMVDIYSFGMCVLELVTLEIPYSECDSVVKIYKKVTSGVRPQAMNKVKDPEVRAFIEKCLAKPRARPSATELLQDPFFAGLDDDDNYNNNSSICS